A single Calidifontibacter indicus DNA region contains:
- the thiC gene encoding phosphomethylpyrimidine synthase ThiC: protein MSEIHPKHHLHHLVEGDIRVPVTAISLDDSPDGPNADVHVYRTAGPGSDPSVGLPALRADWIADRDDVVEYGGRERTLHDDGRSAVRRGAASDEWRGAKRKPLRAMDGRTVTQMHYARQGRVTPEMRYVALRENVDVDLVLREVAAGRAIIPANVNHPESEPMIIGRRFLTKVNANIGNSAVTSSIEEEVAKLSWATRWGADTVMDLSTGDDIHTTREWIVRNSPVPIGTVPIYQALEKVDGRAENLSWEVFRDTVIEQAEQGVDYMTIHAGVLLRYVPLTAQRVTGIVSRGGSIMAGWCLAHHEESFLYTHFDELCEIFAQYDIAFSLGDGLRPGSVADANDEAQLSELRTLAELTRRAWTHDVQVMVEGPGHVPLDLVPENVQLQQDWCDGAPFYTLGPLVTDIAPGYDHITSAIGAAVIAQHGTAMLCYVTPKEHLGLPNRDDVKTGVITYKIAAHAADVAKGHAGSRTRDDALSKARFEFRWHDQFALSLDPDTAIAFHDETLPAEGAKTAHFCSMCGPKFCSMRISQDIRDNHAGLLEGMAAKSREFVELGASVYVRPPQ, encoded by the coding sequence ATGTCCGAGATCCATCCCAAGCATCATCTGCACCACCTCGTCGAGGGCGACATCCGCGTGCCCGTCACTGCGATCAGTCTCGACGACTCCCCCGACGGACCCAATGCCGACGTGCACGTCTACCGCACGGCGGGTCCGGGCAGCGATCCGTCCGTCGGGCTGCCGGCGCTGCGTGCCGACTGGATCGCCGACCGCGACGACGTGGTCGAGTACGGCGGGCGCGAACGCACGCTGCACGACGACGGCCGGTCGGCGGTGCGGCGCGGGGCGGCGTCCGACGAATGGCGCGGTGCGAAGCGAAAGCCGTTGCGCGCCATGGACGGCCGCACGGTCACCCAGATGCACTACGCCCGCCAGGGCAGGGTGACCCCGGAGATGCGCTACGTCGCGCTCCGCGAGAACGTCGACGTCGACCTCGTGCTGCGCGAGGTGGCCGCCGGGCGCGCGATCATCCCGGCGAACGTCAACCACCCCGAGTCGGAGCCGATGATCATCGGCCGACGGTTCCTCACCAAGGTCAACGCCAATATCGGCAACTCCGCGGTGACCTCCTCGATCGAGGAAGAGGTGGCCAAGCTCAGTTGGGCGACCCGGTGGGGCGCCGACACGGTGATGGACCTGTCGACCGGCGACGACATCCACACCACCCGGGAGTGGATCGTGCGCAACTCGCCCGTGCCGATCGGCACGGTGCCGATCTACCAGGCGCTGGAAAAGGTCGACGGACGCGCCGAGAACCTCAGCTGGGAGGTCTTTCGGGACACGGTGATCGAGCAGGCCGAGCAGGGCGTCGACTACATGACGATCCACGCCGGGGTGCTGCTGCGCTACGTGCCGCTGACCGCGCAGCGCGTGACGGGCATCGTCAGCCGCGGCGGTTCGATCATGGCCGGTTGGTGTCTCGCGCACCACGAGGAATCGTTCCTTTACACCCACTTCGACGAGCTGTGCGAGATCTTCGCGCAGTACGACATCGCGTTCAGCCTGGGCGACGGTCTGCGCCCCGGCTCGGTGGCCGACGCCAACGACGAGGCCCAGCTCTCCGAGTTGCGCACCCTCGCCGAACTCACCCGTCGCGCATGGACCCACGACGTGCAGGTCATGGTCGAGGGGCCGGGCCACGTGCCGCTCGATCTTGTCCCGGAAAACGTTCAGCTGCAGCAGGACTGGTGCGACGGCGCGCCGTTCTACACGCTAGGACCGTTGGTCACCGACATCGCACCCGGCTACGACCACATCACGTCGGCGATCGGCGCCGCCGTGATCGCCCAGCACGGCACCGCGATGCTCTGCTACGTGACGCCGAAGGAGCACCTCGGACTGCCGAACCGCGACGACGTGAAGACCGGCGTCATCACCTACAAGATCGCGGCCCACGCGGCGGACGTCGCGAAGGGACACGCGGGCTCACGCACGCGCGACGACGCACTGTCGAAGGCGCGCTTCGAATTCCGGTGGCACGACCAGTTCGCGCTCTCACTCGACCCGGACACCGCGATCGCGTTCCACGACGAGACCCTTCCGGCCGAAGGCGCGAAGACCGCGCACTTCTGCTCGATGTGCGGGCCGAAGTTCTGCTCGATGCGGATCAGTCAGGACATCCGCGACAACCACGCCGGCCTGCTCGAGGGGATGGCTGCGAAGTCGCGGGAGTTCGTCGAACTCGGTGCATCCGTCTACGTCCGTCCGCCGCAGTGA
- a CDS encoding DUF3533 domain-containing protein, producing MSIRADLREAFTPNRLALVAGVLLIQLAFIWSYVGAFHSPKPSDIPVAVVAPAQQADQIAAQLEKIDGHPVSPQVVESRDAAVAMVKDHRVDAAYVLNPSGKQDTLVVAGGGGSGIVSATEEIFAQVAQKQGRTVVSDDVVPLEAGDARGLTGFYLVVGWMVGGYLLAAALGVLAGHRAQSLHHLVIRLCVVAFHAVVSGLGGALIVDQLLGALTGHFLQLWGIGALVVFAVAATTIALQALFGLIGVGLAILLFVVLGNPSAGGAFQPHLLPTFWRAIAYVLPNGAATDAVRRIVYFGSHGVGGHVLTLALWGVIGTAVALAATNFFNRRRPPVVVGRHKAAA from the coding sequence ATGAGCATTCGAGCCGACCTGCGCGAGGCGTTCACCCCCAACAGACTCGCCCTCGTGGCCGGGGTCCTCCTGATACAACTCGCCTTCATCTGGTCGTACGTCGGGGCGTTCCACTCGCCGAAGCCCAGTGACATCCCGGTGGCCGTGGTGGCCCCCGCACAGCAGGCCGACCAGATCGCGGCCCAGCTCGAGAAGATCGACGGACACCCCGTCTCCCCTCAGGTGGTCGAGTCCCGCGACGCCGCCGTGGCGATGGTCAAGGACCACCGCGTCGACGCCGCCTACGTGCTGAACCCCAGTGGGAAGCAGGACACGCTGGTGGTCGCCGGCGGTGGCGGCTCAGGCATCGTGAGCGCCACGGAGGAGATCTTCGCTCAGGTCGCCCAGAAGCAGGGCCGCACGGTCGTCAGCGACGATGTCGTGCCGCTGGAGGCAGGCGACGCCCGTGGCCTGACCGGCTTCTACCTCGTGGTCGGCTGGATGGTCGGCGGCTACCTGCTCGCAGCCGCGCTGGGAGTCCTCGCCGGCCACCGCGCCCAGTCGTTGCACCACCTGGTCATCCGCTTGTGCGTGGTCGCGTTCCACGCGGTGGTGTCGGGTCTGGGTGGTGCATTGATCGTCGATCAGCTGCTCGGCGCCCTCACCGGCCATTTCCTGCAGCTGTGGGGAATCGGCGCGCTCGTGGTCTTCGCCGTGGCGGCCACGACCATCGCGCTCCAGGCGTTGTTCGGCCTGATCGGCGTCGGCCTGGCGATCCTGCTGTTCGTGGTCCTGGGCAACCCGAGCGCGGGCGGCGCCTTCCAGCCGCATCTGCTGCCTACCTTCTGGCGGGCGATCGCCTACGTGCTGCCCAACGGTGCCGCCACCGATGCGGTTCGGCGCATCGTCTACTTCGGCAGCCACGGCGTGGGCGGCCATGTCCTGACCCTCGCCCTCTGGGGAGTGATCGGCACCGCCGTCGCGCTCGCCGCCACCAACTTCTTCAACCGGCGTCGGCCGCCGGTCGTGGTCGGCCGCCACAAGGCCGCAGCCTGA
- the thiD gene encoding bifunctional hydroxymethylpyrimidine kinase/phosphomethylpyrimidine kinase → MRRPPAVVTVAGSDPSGGAGLQADLKTIGALGGYGMAVVTALTAQNTHGVDAVHAVPADFVAAQFDSLVTDVRIDAVKTGMLASAAVTDVVCEFVRSGLSRGTCVVVDPVMVSTSGHRLMAPDALDAMRRLVGCASIVTPNLAEAAALLGEAEAGDERAMVTQGRRLLDLGVGAVLMKGGHLAGDPVDVLISADTVERFAQQRVATRNTHGTGCALSAALATMHPQLGSWSQAVAAAKTWLTEALRQADRLEIGAGAGPVHHLHRWW, encoded by the coding sequence ATGCGACGTCCCCCGGCAGTGGTGACCGTGGCCGGCAGCGACCCCAGCGGCGGCGCCGGTCTGCAGGCCGACCTGAAGACCATCGGCGCACTCGGTGGATACGGAATGGCGGTGGTGACCGCGTTGACCGCGCAGAACACCCACGGTGTCGACGCCGTTCACGCTGTTCCTGCCGATTTCGTTGCAGCGCAGTTTGATTCACTGGTCACTGATGTTCGTATCGACGCTGTGAAGACCGGCATGCTTGCATCGGCCGCCGTCACGGACGTCGTCTGCGAGTTCGTGCGATCGGGCCTGTCGCGTGGAACGTGCGTGGTCGTCGACCCGGTGATGGTGTCGACCAGTGGGCATCGCCTCATGGCTCCGGACGCGTTGGACGCGATGCGGCGTCTGGTCGGCTGCGCGAGCATCGTGACGCCCAACCTGGCCGAGGCGGCCGCACTGCTCGGCGAGGCCGAGGCGGGTGACGAGCGGGCCATGGTGACGCAGGGGCGGCGGCTGCTCGACCTCGGCGTCGGGGCGGTGCTGATGAAGGGCGGCCATCTGGCGGGTGACCCGGTCGACGTCCTGATCAGCGCGGACACGGTGGAGCGGTTTGCGCAGCAGCGGGTCGCGACGCGCAACACGCACGGAACGGGGTGCGCGCTGTCGGCGGCGCTCGCCACCATGCATCCGCAATTGGGGTCGTGGTCGCAGGCCGTCGCGGCGGCGAAGACCTGGCTCACCGAGGCGTTGCGCCAGGCGGATCGGCTCGAGATCGGGGCGGGTGCGGGCCCGGTGCACCACCTGCACCGGTGGTGGTGA
- a CDS encoding L-serine ammonia-lyase, translating to MALSTFDLYSIGIGPSSSHTVGPMRAAKMFVDGLAESGRTDDVVRVHAQLFGSLGATGHGHGSDKAVLLGLEGEDPETVDVDSADARVQNMKVRRLVRLGGSHVVAFDPDKDLVMHRRKSLPTHPNGMQFDAFDAAGEVIESKIYYSVGGGFIVDEHATGADRVVQDDTPLPLHFTTGEQLLAICEREGLSISEVMMRNEQVWRSEQQIRDGLLHIWSVMQECVRNGFGREGVLPGGLKVPRRAPGLYRQLGQSDSRKDPLHVMDWVNLYALAVNEENASGGRVVTAPTNGAAGIIPAVLHYYRDFVEGADDDGVVRFLLTAAAIGILFKENASISGAEVGCQGEVGSACAMASGALCEVLGGSPLQVENAAEIGIEHNLGLTCDPVGGLVQIPCIERNAIASVKAINAARLSLNGSGTHHVSLDKAIKTMRDTGRDMSIKYKETARGGLAVNVIEC from the coding sequence ATGGCGCTGAGCACCTTCGACCTCTACTCGATCGGCATCGGACCCTCGTCGTCCCACACGGTCGGCCCGATGCGGGCGGCCAAGATGTTCGTCGACGGACTGGCCGAGTCGGGTCGCACCGACGACGTGGTGCGCGTGCACGCACAGCTGTTCGGGTCGCTCGGCGCCACCGGCCACGGCCACGGCTCCGACAAGGCGGTGCTGCTCGGGCTGGAAGGCGAGGATCCGGAGACCGTCGACGTCGACTCCGCCGACGCCCGGGTGCAGAACATGAAGGTGCGCCGACTGGTGCGTCTCGGGGGCAGCCATGTCGTCGCCTTCGACCCGGACAAGGACCTCGTGATGCATCGGCGCAAGTCGTTGCCCACCCATCCGAACGGGATGCAGTTCGACGCCTTCGACGCGGCGGGCGAGGTGATCGAGAGCAAGATCTACTACTCCGTCGGCGGTGGCTTCATCGTCGACGAGCACGCCACGGGTGCCGACCGCGTCGTGCAGGACGACACGCCGCTGCCGCTGCACTTCACCACCGGTGAACAACTGCTCGCGATCTGTGAGCGCGAGGGGTTGTCGATCAGCGAGGTGATGATGCGCAACGAGCAGGTCTGGCGCAGCGAACAGCAGATCCGCGACGGCTTGCTGCACATCTGGTCGGTGATGCAGGAATGTGTGCGCAACGGGTTCGGCCGCGAGGGCGTGCTGCCCGGCGGTCTGAAGGTGCCGCGCCGCGCGCCCGGGCTCTACCGCCAGCTGGGCCAGTCGGATTCACGCAAGGATCCGCTGCACGTCATGGACTGGGTGAACCTCTACGCGCTCGCCGTCAACGAGGAGAACGCCTCGGGCGGACGGGTCGTCACGGCACCCACGAACGGCGCGGCCGGCATCATCCCGGCGGTGCTGCACTACTACCGCGATTTCGTCGAGGGCGCCGACGACGACGGCGTCGTGCGGTTCCTGCTCACCGCGGCGGCGATCGGCATCCTGTTCAAGGAGAACGCGTCGATCTCCGGCGCCGAGGTCGGGTGCCAGGGCGAGGTGGGCTCGGCCTGCGCGATGGCGTCCGGTGCGCTGTGCGAGGTGCTCGGCGGCAGCCCGTTGCAGGTCGAGAACGCCGCGGAGATCGGCATCGAGCACAACCTCGGGCTCACCTGCGACCCGGTGGGCGGACTTGTACAGATCCCGTGCATCGAGCGCAACGCCATCGCCTCGGTGAAGGCGATCAACGCAGCACGCCTGTCGCTCAACGGTTCCGGCACTCACCACGTCAGCCTCGACAAGGCGATCAAGACGATGCGCGACACCGGACGGGACATGTCGATCAAGTACAAGGAGACCGCGCGCGGTGGTCTCGCGGTCAACGTCATCGAGTGTTGA
- a CDS encoding acetate--CoA ligase, translating to MSSYVEQYRRSMSGPEGFWLDAAEAVDWFRKPKKALDDQQPPFYRWYPDGQLNICYNALDRHVIKGDADRTALIYDSPVTDTKRSYSYAELLDLVGRAAGVLRALGVERGDRVVVYLPMVPEAIVTMLACARIGAVHSVVFGGFAPAELATRIDDAQPKVIVTASCGVERSRVVPYKPMVDDAIERAQHKPERVLLVQRPQLEAEMGERDIDWATAMKPGAVEPAGCESMLATDPLYVLYTSGTTGKPKGIVRDHGGYTVALQWSMTNVYGMSPGEVWFTASDVGWVVGHSYIVYAPLIAGCTTVLFEGKPVGTPDASTFWRIIAENDVKALFTAPTAFRAIKKEDPDGALVAGHDVSGFRTLFMAGERLDPDTWQWATDKLDVPVIDNWWQTETGWPIASNLVGLEPLPIKPGSATVPVPGYDVQILDSQGQQAPAGTEGAVCIKLPLPPGTLPTLWQDDARYESSYLSAYPGYYLTGDGGYLDDDGYLFVLGRTDDVLNVAGHRLSTGGIEAALAGHPAVAECAVIGVADPLKGQVPRALVVLKAGDQWADLDDAALEQLRGELGRRVREEVGPIATLQQVDVVAALPKTRSGKILRKTMRQMADGQEAPVPSTIEDATVLDALARILGREGTSQG from the coding sequence ATGAGTTCGTACGTGGAGCAGTACCGGCGCAGCATGTCCGGCCCGGAGGGGTTCTGGCTGGATGCCGCGGAGGCGGTCGATTGGTTCCGCAAGCCGAAGAAGGCGCTGGACGACCAGCAGCCGCCGTTCTACCGCTGGTACCCCGACGGGCAGCTCAACATCTGCTACAACGCGCTCGACCGGCACGTGATCAAGGGTGACGCCGACCGCACAGCGCTCATCTACGACAGCCCCGTCACAGACACCAAGCGCAGCTACTCCTACGCCGAACTGCTCGACCTCGTCGGTCGTGCCGCAGGAGTGCTGCGCGCACTCGGTGTCGAGCGCGGCGACCGTGTCGTGGTCTACCTGCCGATGGTGCCCGAAGCGATCGTCACGATGCTCGCGTGCGCTCGCATCGGAGCCGTGCATTCGGTGGTGTTCGGCGGCTTCGCACCGGCCGAACTCGCCACCCGCATCGACGATGCTCAACCGAAGGTGATCGTCACCGCCTCGTGCGGGGTCGAGCGTTCCCGCGTGGTGCCGTACAAGCCGATGGTCGACGATGCGATCGAGCGCGCGCAGCACAAGCCCGAGCGGGTGCTTCTCGTGCAGCGGCCGCAGCTCGAGGCCGAGATGGGCGAGCGCGACATCGACTGGGCGACGGCGATGAAGCCCGGCGCGGTCGAGCCGGCCGGCTGTGAGTCGATGCTCGCGACCGACCCGCTCTACGTGCTCTACACCTCCGGGACCACCGGTAAGCCCAAGGGCATCGTGCGCGACCACGGCGGCTACACGGTCGCGCTGCAGTGGTCGATGACCAACGTCTACGGCATGTCGCCTGGGGAGGTGTGGTTCACCGCGTCCGACGTCGGGTGGGTCGTCGGGCACTCCTACATCGTCTACGCGCCGCTGATCGCCGGGTGCACCACGGTGCTGTTCGAAGGCAAGCCCGTCGGCACGCCCGATGCCTCCACCTTCTGGCGGATCATCGCCGAGAACGACGTGAAGGCGTTGTTCACCGCGCCGACCGCCTTCCGTGCGATCAAGAAGGAAGACCCCGACGGCGCACTCGTGGCCGGGCACGATGTGTCGGGGTTCCGCACCCTGTTCATGGCCGGTGAGCGGCTCGACCCCGACACCTGGCAGTGGGCCACCGACAAGCTCGACGTGCCGGTCATCGACAACTGGTGGCAGACCGAGACCGGATGGCCGATCGCCTCCAACCTGGTGGGCCTCGAGCCGTTGCCGATCAAACCGGGTTCGGCCACCGTGCCGGTGCCGGGCTACGACGTGCAGATCCTCGACAGCCAGGGGCAGCAGGCGCCGGCCGGCACCGAGGGCGCCGTCTGCATCAAGCTGCCCTTGCCCCCGGGGACGCTCCCGACCTTGTGGCAGGACGATGCGCGGTACGAGTCGTCGTACCTGTCGGCCTACCCGGGCTACTACCTCACCGGCGACGGCGGCTACCTCGACGACGACGGCTACCTGTTCGTGCTCGGCCGCACTGACGACGTGCTCAACGTCGCCGGCCACCGGCTGTCGACCGGCGGCATCGAGGCAGCACTCGCCGGGCATCCCGCCGTCGCCGAATGCGCCGTGATCGGTGTGGCCGACCCGCTGAAGGGGCAGGTGCCCCGGGCGCTGGTCGTGCTCAAGGCCGGCGACCAGTGGGCCGACCTCGACGACGCAGCCCTGGAGCAGCTGCGCGGTGAACTCGGCAGGCGGGTGCGCGAGGAGGTGGGGCCGATTGCGACGCTGCAACAGGTCGACGTCGTCGCAGCGTTGCCGAAGACCCGTTCGGGCAAGATCCTGCGCAAGACGATGCGTCAGATGGCCGACGGTCAGGAGGCGCCGGTGCCCTCCACCATCGAGGACGCCACGGTGCTCGACGCGCTCGCGAGAATCCTCGGGCGAGAGGGCACTTCACAGGGCTAG
- a CDS encoding saccharopine dehydrogenase family protein: protein MISRDREFDIVLFGATGFVGELTAAHLATHAPSGTRIALAGRNEHKLQDVRADLPAAAREWDLVTADSGDPASLRAMAERTKVVITTVGPYASYGLPLVEACADAGTDYVDLTGEVLFHRDAIDGFDERANATGARIVPSCGYDSVPSDIGVFVLADAVRAAGDGELGDTTTYASLKGGVSGGTIASMMGQVDAIKADKERRKVVTDKFGLSPDRAAEPAGEWKDSAAVREDGEIGAWTAPFVMATYNTRVVRRSNALSAHSYGRSFRYREVMKTGRGINGRLTGYAVAGGLGAALGAMNVGFLRPLVKKVVPAPGTGPSEKARNEGFFKMDIRTTTTTGRKWHSVVSAQGDPGYAATCVMLGEAGLALALQRDDLPLPEGRQGGLLTPATALGMPYVERLRARGFVIEAEPLA from the coding sequence ATGATTTCCCGTGATCGCGAGTTCGACATCGTCCTGTTCGGCGCCACCGGGTTCGTCGGCGAACTCACCGCAGCCCACCTGGCCACGCACGCGCCGAGCGGCACGCGCATCGCCCTGGCAGGACGCAACGAGCACAAACTGCAGGACGTCCGCGCCGACCTTCCGGCCGCCGCGCGTGAGTGGGACCTCGTCACCGCGGATTCGGGCGATCCGGCCTCGCTGCGGGCCATGGCGGAGCGCACAAAGGTGGTCATCACCACCGTCGGCCCCTACGCCTCGTACGGCCTGCCGTTGGTGGAGGCCTGCGCCGACGCCGGCACCGATTACGTCGACCTCACCGGCGAGGTGCTGTTCCACCGCGACGCGATCGACGGCTTCGACGAGCGGGCGAACGCCACCGGTGCGCGCATCGTTCCCTCCTGCGGCTACGACTCGGTGCCGTCGGACATCGGGGTGTTCGTGCTCGCCGACGCGGTGCGTGCCGCGGGCGACGGCGAGCTGGGCGACACCACGACGTACGCGTCGCTGAAGGGCGGGGTGAGCGGCGGAACCATCGCCTCGATGATGGGTCAGGTCGATGCGATCAAGGCCGACAAGGAACGCCGCAAGGTGGTGACCGACAAGTTCGGCCTCTCCCCCGACCGTGCCGCCGAGCCGGCCGGCGAGTGGAAGGACTCGGCCGCAGTCCGGGAGGACGGCGAGATCGGCGCCTGGACCGCGCCCTTCGTCATGGCCACCTACAACACCCGCGTGGTGCGTCGCAGCAACGCGCTTTCGGCACACTCCTACGGGCGCTCGTTCCGCTACCGCGAGGTGATGAAGACCGGCCGCGGCATCAACGGGCGACTCACCGGCTACGCCGTCGCCGGTGGCCTGGGCGCGGCGCTCGGCGCGATGAACGTCGGCTTCCTGCGACCCCTCGTCAAGAAGGTCGTGCCGGCGCCCGGCACCGGGCCGAGCGAGAAGGCCCGCAACGAGGGCTTCTTCAAGATGGACATCCGCACCACCACGACCACCGGACGCAAGTGGCACTCGGTCGTCTCGGCTCAGGGCGACCCCGGGTACGCGGCCACCTGCGTGATGCTCGGCGAGGCCGGTCTGGCTCTCGCCCTGCAACGCGACGACCTGCCGCTTCCAGAGGGCCGCCAAGGCGGATTGCTCACTCCGGCAACGGCATTGGGAATGCCGTACGTCGAGCGCCTGCGCGCCCGGGGGTTCGTGATCGAGGCCGAGCCACTGGCGTGA
- a CDS encoding MFS transporter, which translates to MSPAGNGHATTPEACPQRLAALRGGIVGNFVDQVHIFLPLVALAPALPRLAGPHAAAGSATLVVMAMLLGRPVGGWVFGRISDRFGRARTTRWAIAGTALCSLGIAATPPYAVVGAGAMWWILALRFVAGVFIAGEYSAAIPLAMEWSPARRRGLVSGLIMAMAPLAQATIALLTWAALRIDPDAYAAWGWRIAFLGGAIASLGMLAFYRRQVTDREAPGIERIGLRALLVGTSARTFWQLFGLMSGLWIMTNLVVVALPAGLGGAGFDPTQVALIAGVAAVGQAAVMACTGHLSTLAGRRRFFAGWGVLAALAAPPIWLALNATGSLLSALLAATALQAVTVCGYGPVGAYLAEGFPAGIRSTGYGTAYSLSILLPALNPFYLPQVQDAVGRRTAVVALLVLAGVLVAWCGSRRTPATTLQPAEPLVPKEVVGAA; encoded by the coding sequence GTGAGCCCGGCCGGGAACGGCCACGCAACGACCCCCGAAGCTTGCCCGCAGCGCCTCGCCGCGCTGCGCGGAGGCATCGTCGGCAACTTCGTGGACCAGGTGCACATCTTCCTTCCGCTGGTCGCACTCGCACCAGCGCTCCCCCGGCTCGCCGGACCGCACGCGGCGGCCGGCAGCGCGACGCTCGTCGTCATGGCGATGCTTCTCGGTCGCCCGGTCGGCGGCTGGGTTTTCGGGCGGATCAGCGACCGGTTCGGCCGCGCCCGCACGACGCGGTGGGCCATCGCGGGTACGGCGCTGTGCAGCCTCGGCATCGCGGCGACGCCGCCGTACGCGGTGGTCGGGGCCGGGGCGATGTGGTGGATCCTCGCGCTGCGTTTCGTCGCAGGTGTGTTCATCGCGGGCGAGTATTCCGCCGCAATCCCGTTGGCGATGGAGTGGTCGCCCGCGCGCCGACGCGGCCTCGTCTCCGGCCTGATCATGGCGATGGCGCCACTCGCCCAGGCCACCATCGCCCTGCTCACCTGGGCAGCACTGCGCATCGATCCCGACGCGTACGCCGCTTGGGGTTGGCGGATCGCATTCCTCGGCGGTGCGATCGCCTCCCTCGGAATGCTCGCCTTCTACCGGCGCCAGGTCACCGACCGTGAGGCGCCCGGCATCGAGCGGATCGGGCTGCGCGCCCTGCTCGTCGGTACGAGTGCGCGCACGTTCTGGCAACTCTTCGGGCTGATGAGCGGGCTGTGGATCATGACGAACCTCGTCGTCGTGGCCCTGCCGGCCGGGCTCGGCGGAGCCGGGTTCGACCCCACGCAGGTCGCTCTCATCGCCGGGGTCGCCGCTGTGGGCCAGGCGGCCGTCATGGCCTGCACCGGACACCTGTCGACACTCGCCGGCCGGCGCCGCTTCTTCGCGGGTTGGGGCGTGCTGGCCGCGTTGGCCGCACCGCCGATCTGGTTGGCGCTCAACGCAACCGGATCACTGCTGTCGGCGCTGCTGGCAGCGACTGCCTTGCAGGCAGTTACCGTGTGCGGCTACGGACCGGTGGGCGCCTACCTCGCGGAGGGATTTCCGGCGGGAATCCGCTCGACCGGCTACGGCACCGCGTACAGCCTGTCGATCCTGCTGCCCGCGCTGAACCCGTTCTATCTCCCCCAGGTGCAGGACGCGGTCGGTCGGCGGACGGCGGTGGTCGCGTTGCTGGTGCTCGCGGGCGTCCTGGTCGCGTGGTGCGGCTCGCGCCGTACACCGGCCACGACGCTGCAGCCCGCCGAGCCGCTCGTGCCGAAGGAGGTCGTCGGTGCAGCCTGA